Genomic window (Pirellulaceae bacterium):
CAATCAACGTTGCTCGGACGGATCCAGATCGAGGTATTTGTACCACGTCCAAAAATCTTCCGTTGGCTTGCAATTCTTCAGCCAGGGTTGCACAAGATAGTAACGAGTTCGAGCCATCGATCCGATGAACGGCGAATCAACGATTACCATGTCTCGCATCTTTTCGTAAATGGCAGTTCGTTCTGGTGAAGGCGGCATCACTCGAATTTGTTCATACAGCTTGTCGAATTCCGGATTCTTGTAGTTGAAATGATTGGCACCCGGCGCCTCGTTCGGTCCGTAAAACAGGGCAAGGTTATTTTCGGCATCTGGATAATCTGAATGCCAAGCAAAGGCAAAAAACCCTGCCTTGCGATTATTGACTGCTTCGATAAACGAAGAAAACACATCGAGACGGGGGTTCACTTGGATCCCAATCTTCTTGAGTTGCCGCGTGGTCATCTCCGCAGCCTGGCTACCCGGACCTTCTAAAGAAGAATAGAAATCGATCGTGGGCAAACCCTCACCATTAGGATAGCCGGCCTTCGCCAGCAATTCTCGAGCCCGCTGGAGGTCGGGACCACGAAAACTGACCGGCCCCTTGCCATCGGGAGGATAGCCAGCAAGACCTGGTGGGATCATCCCGTCATAGATGATGCACAAATTATTGTAGAACGCATCGTTCCGTTCCTCCCAATCAATCGCCAGTGCGATCGCTTGCCGTAGATATCGATTTTTCTCACTGTCGCCACCAAACAACGGATCGTCCATATTAAATCCGTAAAAGATGAAGTCCAACAAAGGCACGGCGTGTGAGACCATCTTCTCTTTTTTGAATTCCGGCTTCAGTTTCTTAGTTCGCTTGTTGAACACTTCACCAAAGTTGTCTTTCGGCACACGCGCAATATCCAACTTGCCACTGCGCAATTGGAGCCACATTGGCTGATCGTCAACAAAGAATCCAAAATCAATACCGTCGACGAAGGGAACTTTCTTGCCAGCCATTGCCTGCAGTTCTAGCTTTGCATCTTCGGGCATGAAGTCACTCGGATAGAACTCCTCCCGGAAATTCGGATTTAACCTCAGCTTCATGCTCTTGTTAGGCGTCCAATCGGATTCTTTCATCATGAACGGACCAGTGCCAACCGGATGCCGGCCAAACTTCGATTGATATTTCTCCACCGCTTCGCGGGGAACAATGGAGGTTTGAAACATCGCCAACGTCCAAACAAAACGCTGCACAGGCTCCGTCAACTTGACCTCAAATTCGTGATCATTGATCAACACAAAACCTTCGACAGGCGCGTCGTAGTCGAATGCTTCCTTCGCATTCTGTTCACGTCGAAAGTCATCCAATCCAACAATCGTGTTCTCAACCAGCCACCAGTTCTTCAGCGAAAGATCCTGATCGGCCAAACGTTTCCACGAATAAAACACATCTTTTGCCACCAAAGGTCGTCCCTTTCCATCGGGGAAACAGGGATCGTCTTGAAATCGAATATCCTTCCGCAGCTTAAAGCGATAAGTTTTCCCATCATCACTCACCGTTGGCATCTCGGATAACAGCAGCGGTTCGAGTTCGAGTGGCCGAACCAGATACTTATACTGCAAGAGGGGTTCATAGACCTGCGAAATGCACATATTGTCATACTGAGTCGAGCCGAGTGCAGGATCCATCGACTTGGGACCATCGCTCGGGATCGGTAGCCGCAGGATTTTTTTCGCCGGTTCCGTTGAGCCATCGCCTGGGCTGGAGGAATCGGTCGACCGAGGGCCACAACCAACCAACATCAAGCAAAGCAAAACCCAAATACTCAATTCCTTCAGTCGCCACCCAGAGCAACTTGCTGCAATTAAATTCAGACTTTTCGACATCGTCATTCCTATTTCGAATTTCGATCGCACGGCAATCTCGAGCAACCAAAACTATTCTCGAGCAACCATGATAGGGTTGTTTACACAGCACCTTGCAGGTGCAACTGGAAAACACGCTCTCTGCATGCTACCAGGAACACCAAACGGTCTCCAGATCACGCTTTATCACTCATTCGGAAGCGACGCGTCCCGACCCGAGCGAAAGCCCCGTAGCCGATAAGCAGCAAGCTGCCGATGATACAGGTCGCTGCTAACTGATCATAATCATCGATCGTCGCCACCGGACCAAGACAGACTCCTGTGAGCAAACCGCTCAGCCCTCCCCATCCTACACCACGCCAACGACGGTAATGATACAAACCGATCACACAACCAAGCAGCGCACCGAGAAAGCCAAAACCAACTGGCCAGGCAAGCAGCGCGGGTAAGGAAGCCGCATCGCCCGACAACAAGCTTGCAAAACTTGGAAGGGCCGCAAATGCGGGTGCGATGAGCGAGATCGCCACACCGGCGACAGTCACGAGGAAAAACAAGACTGACAAGGGAAAACGACGAGGCGAGTTCATGGGAAACCTTTATTAGTCCTGATTTATTCAAGATGCTGTGCGTCGATCAACTGACCATCATCTCGGCAGCCTAAATCCCGGTAAACCTGCGCATCAATACTGTCGGCCAGAAACAGGACACGACCATCGGCAAAGGCGAACATTGCGCCACCATGGTGGCGGCTGCCAAAACCGCCGACATACAACCCGCTCTTTTTGGCAGCAGCCCATGGATCGTTGGGATCAATCTCTTCTCGCGTTTCGGTTTCGGTCACGACCTGAGTCCCATCATCGTCCGTAACTTCCGCCTCGAGATAGTCGCCCGGCACATCTGCGGTGGTATTTTCTGCGGGTACCTTTTCAGTCGTGTTGGCTTCGATCTTTTTCGTAATCGCTTGGGCGTCGTCCACGCCAGATGCAGCGGCTTCATCACTGGGCTCATCTCCCGACTCCTCAACGGATTTCTGAACAGTCGACTCCGTCGCCACAGCGAGAGGCTGAGTCTGATTGGGTAGCGTTCCCGTATTTCGCAAGGTGGCACGAGTTCCCGACATCCAACCCATGACATCCAATTCGGGCGTCAGCTTTTCACCGATAAGAAGAGTGTATTGACCACCGTCCGTGATCTGATCGCGAGTGATACGACTGTTCAGAAATAGCACCCCCCGATTATTGCTGTTAATCGGTGCCTCAACTTGATGATGCACACCGGCATAATCACTCGTCCCGATTGGACCGAACCCAGACGGTGAAGAAGGGCAGAGCAGCAGACTCAGCTGTGTCTCACGAGCAGGCAGATTCTGCTTAGCGTAGACACTCACGTTTTTGTCGATCGCGTTGTACAGATTATTCTCTTCCAGATGCGGCAGAAGCTGAATGATCCAACCTTGATGAAACCCTTTTTCTTCGCTGATGATTGGCCCCGGTGCGGGATCGGTCACACCGGCTGGGAAGTGCCCTGCTGCCATGTAATAACTTTGAGCAGCCAGGCTGATTTGTGTGAGCTTATTCATGCATAACGTGCGCCGAGCCGATTCACGCGATGCATTAATCGCTGGCAATAGCATCATCACTAGCATGGCGATAATGACAATAACCACCAACAGTTCTACCAAGGTAAAGCCAACGCGCGTTGACTTCAAAGTCGTTGTCTGTCTTACTCTCATGGCTTCACCTCATTACCAATGCGTATTTCTCGTTCCACCCGAACGCCTCGCAAAGACGGGTCTGGATAGCGGGCAATCACTTTCAACGTCTTTGATTCGGGAATCCATTCCATGTCGGCTCGTCCCGATACTTCATCGCCCCATTCGTCGGAATCGGGCCGCCAAGTTCCACCGTTGTAGTCGCTTTCGACTGACAAGCGCGCGGCGGCCAAATCGGCTGCCGAGCGAGCGATCCATTGGGACTGTATTTGGTGTTGTCGTAACACGGTCTGTTTTTGCACGAGCAGCACTCGTTGCAACATGGCAACGGCCAGCATGACGCTGACCACCATACAGATCAAGGCAAGCGCCATGATCACTCCCTTCGGGCGCCGTGATCGATACGACCGTATCGGACTCATCAATTTACCTCCTCCACAACCTTCGTCTGCTCGATCAATTGCTGGAACTGGCGTCCCAACTGGCTGATCACAACAATGTTTTGATCGGCGGCTGAAACGATTTGCATCGTAACAAATAGCTGCCCTTGGGCATCCGCGCGACTCCATTTCACAACCGTCTTTGTCGGCAGACGGTATTTTGCTCGCCTCAAACTTTTTTTGTCTCGCTGCAGTGTGCGTGTTACGGCACCAAGCTCCGCCGTATAGGCTGCCTCTAGATCATCGTCCAGATCAACCGTCAGCCGATCCTCTCCATCGATCGACTCAATCATCATTCCATTCGCTTGATGGATGTCTTGGCGAAATTGATCCGACAACTGACCCATCGAGAGGAGATCGCTGACCTGAGAGCGAGTTTTAAGCTCAACATTCATCATCCGTACCATCACGACCGAAAGCAGAGAAACGATCAGACTGATGATCGAGATCACCACTGCCAACTCAACCAGCGTGAAAGCAGAGCGAATTGCACGGCGAGGTGGGCCAGTCAGAGACTGCCTTCGTTTTTGTGGAACTCGAACCCTACTCAATTTTTCTTAAACCTCCAGGCAGTCAGCACAACTGGTTTTTCCGTCGAGAAGGGTAGCCGGTGAATCACAGCCAACTCAAGTCGCTTTCCGATTGCCGGATCATTGACCGGTTCTACCTCGAGGTCAAGCTGCCAGTCTTGGCCAATTTCCAGGAACAATTCCTGCAGCAGGGGACGTTCCATCAGCTTGGCATCAAGTTGTGAATAGGGTTGCGCTGCAACAATCTCCATGGCGCTAGCAGCCACTTCGTTTGCCGTCATTCGTCGCTGACTCCGGCGAGTTTGTTCTGCCACGACCACCAACATTTGCGTCGTGACCAACAACAACGCGGAAACAACAGCCACGGATGCTAACACTTCAATGAAGGTAAATCCCAACTTTGCAGCTCTTGTCATTGTGACAAATCCCCAACAATTTGTACCAATGGGAGTATGATGGCGACAGCAAAAATGGCAATCGGCACTCCAATGCCAATTGCCAGAACTGGCAGTAACAAACGAGCGATCCTCGCCGCTCGTTGGCGAATTCTACGTCCGATTGTTTCTGCCAACTCGCGACAAGCCCATTCCAAGTTACCGGCCCGCTGAGCCGACTTGAGAACGGCTGCGTCGGCCAACCCGATCAGTCGGAACTCAACCAAACAATCACACCAATTCACACCGGATTGCAGGCTTTCATTCGCCAGAGCCAGTTTCGTCGCCACCGACTTGGTCGGATACCATTCTGCTAACAGATGGATGCTCTCAGGAATCGATCGACCCTGGGCAACGCCACTGCCAATCGAACGTACAATCACCGCGGTGTCACACCATCGTTGAAATCTACCGACAATCGGCAGACGAGGTAGGCGAAATCCGAGATAAGCGATCAGAGCATAAACAAGCAACACACCCACCAAGAGCACAAACGGCAGCAGCAGAAAAAAGAAGTTATTAAAGGCGTGCGAGAACGAGGCCATCCAGGCGATTGGCCAGGAAATCTGCGCATCAAAATCGAACATTATCTGCTCAAACGTTGGAAACACTTGGCCTGACATGAATGTCACGATGCCCAACGCAACGAGAACGACCACTGCAAAATAGAGCAAAGTCCCGTAGATCGCGTGGGATGAGTCTGAAAGCTGATCCTGGTCTTGGGCCGCTTCCCGCAAAGTTGTCGCAAGCGTGTCGGTCGCATAGCCTAGCCGAGCGGCCAATTCGCCATCCGTCGGCAATGGATTTCGCGAATGCTCAAGGGCAAGCGGTAACGGCACTCCCATTTCTAATTGCCGCGCCAGGCTTGCCGCGCGAGATCCCATTTCGTCAATTCGACCCAGCGCGTAAGAATTAGCTGCTTCTGACAACGGAATATCACCTTCCGCAGCGATGGCCAGCAACCACAACAACGTACGGCGCTCCGCGTCACGATAGCGTGCAACCACCATTCCCCCAACGATCAACGCGAGAACGAACATTAACGGACCGAACACAAGTCCGACCCCCAAATAGATCAAAACCCAAGCAGATACCGTTAAGAACAAGATGATCGGACTATCGCGAGTAATTTGCTGCCTCGCAAATACAAGCTGCAGACTCCAAAGCAAAGCAAAACCCAGGATCGGAACTGGTAGGAGATGAAAATACATTGAAATCTCTAAATACCCAAAGAGGAAATCATGTCGATGAGCGGTAAAAACAGGCTGAGCAACAAAGCCACCGAAGAACCAGCCACAACCAGGAAAACGATTGGCGGTAAAACCATGATCAACAGTTGAGATCGAAGTTGAATCTGACCCGCAAGTAAGTCGGAAACCACGCTAAGCGACTCGGGTAACCGATCATGCTCTTCCCCCATGCGGATGGCCGGAATCACGTGGCCAGGAACTTGTTCGTTGCGCAACATCGCTTTAGAAAGCATCGAACCCGCTGCCACTTGATCACTGAGACTGCGTGTTGTTTGTGCTACGTTCGCATTCCGAATCGCTCCCGAAGTCAAACGCAACGCCTCCGGCAACGGTACCTCCTGAACTAAAAGCAATCGCAACAGATGAGAAAACTCTGTAAAACCGTGCCAATGGAGCAGTGGACCAATTCCTGGCAGCCAGGACACGACGCGCGTCCAGCTTTCCCGCCCTCCCACAAACCGAATCAACAACGAGATGATGGTCAGGAACACAATGGCTGCCAAGCCAAACTTCCAACCCGTTGTGGAGGCCCAAATAACACTCGCAGTCATTGGCGGCACCTCGACTTCGAATTCGCTGAAGATTTCAGTTACCCCCGGTACCACCGAAAACAACACGAAACAGATTACCACAAAAAGCAAGAGCAGCAGCGTGCAGGGATACATCAACGCAAGCCAGATCTGTCGCCACTGATGTTGGCTCGTGCGATAGTGATCGGTCAAATCGGCTAACACGTCCGGCAGAGTCCCTGCACGCACCGCCGACTGCAACAACCCAGCCAGAAAAGCTGGAATCTTTAGCTGGGAGGAATCGAGCCCGTCCTCCAAGGATTTCCCATGGTCGATTGAGTTGGCCAATTGCTGCAAAGCAGCCCGCACTCGGCGGTTGGTAATTTCATTGGCCGTCGCGCGCAGACCAGAAACGAGCGGTACATTGACAGCGGACGCCTCGATCAGGCGTTCGGTAAACTCCGTCGCTTCATCCGCGGAAAGATAGTCAGTAGAAAACCAGCCCATACAACCTTCTTTGGGGATCTTTCCCCAAGCATCAATGCGCCGCGATAATCCGCAGCTTTCTCTTGTTGTTCGATCGATCCTTCACTTAAAACGTTGTCCCAGGTGGATCGGCAAGTCGCAATAAAAGCGAGTACCAGGGAGCCATCACCGCCAACGCATAGATTAAGGTCGCCCCTCCCCCAAGGACGATCGTAAAGATCACGGGCAATTGCAAACGCAGCCACTCAGCCAAGTGATCAGCCCGACGACGTTCTGATCGGGCACTTGCCTGAAGGGATCGGCTCAACTCCGATTGGCTGGTATGCGAAAGCAACTGCCAGCAAACCAAAGAGGGAATCACTGAAAACCTCGTAGCATCAAATTCGCGTTCCCCTCGCTCTAAGGCCGTCGCCAAATCAGCCGCCTCGCGTTCCAGCTTTTCATCGCCGCTCGCTTGCGCCGCCAATGCCAGCGCCTCGTGGAGCGGTACGCTTTGCTCCAACAGCAGGGCGAGCACATCTAAAAAGGTCGAAAGGCAAGCATGTTCCAAAAGGTCTCGTGTCCAGGGAACCCAAATCATCCAGCGCATAAGTCGCTGAGGTTGCAGGGCTCTGGCCTGTCGCGTGAAGACCACCCAAAGCAGGAAGGCCACAATCACCAGCGGACCGGAAATCCACAACCATTTGCCAAGGTGTTCCATCGCCGCCAGTCCGAAAGGTGCCCCATCAACTCCTTGTTGCCAAAGGGTGGAACCATAAGACTCCGTTAATGCTAACAGTGTCGCAAAACAGAGGCCACTGACGAGCAACAACACCAAGAGTGGGTAGATCGTTGCTTCCAGAATCGATCGGCGCAACTCCGTGACTCGTCGAGCGGTGGTCGCCATTCCTTCTAAAGCGATCGTCAGTTTGCCCGATCGAATCCCTGCGAGAATCATCGCTCGCAACACATTCGGCATTGAAAGCCGATCGCTCTGGACAATCTGTTCAAGCGACTGTCCGGCGGCGCCCCGCTCGCCAATTTCTGTAGCAGCCTCTCGCAATCGTCCCGGAAGTTCATTAGCCGTCAGCATCAATCCACGTTCCAATGGAACACCACTCTTGGTCAACGCTCGCATTTCTTCACAGAGCGCCGTTAACTGTTCGACGGTCAATTGGATCGAGGAACTCTGTTCATTCATGCTACGGCTTCCATCAGCGATACGGCCCTTCGTGGCGCAGTCCCATCACCCGGCGAATTTCCGCAGGACTTGTCCAACCCGCCGTCACTGCATCAAGTCCTCTTTGCTGCAACGACACCATTCCATCTGCGATTGCTGGGTCTTGGATCTGGCCAATATCCTGACGTCGCAGAATCGCTGCGCCAACTCCCGAGCTCGTCAAATCCATGATTTCAGCCAACATCCGACGACCGC
Coding sequences:
- a CDS encoding type II secretion system F family protein; the protein is MGWFSTDYLSADEATEFTERLIEASAVNVPLVSGLRATANEITNRRVRAALQQLANSIDHGKSLEDGLDSSQLKIPAFLAGLLQSAVRAGTLPDVLADLTDHYRTSQHQWRQIWLALMYPCTLLLLLFVVICFVLFSVVPGVTEIFSEFEVEVPPMTASVIWASTTGWKFGLAAIVFLTIISLLIRFVGGRESWTRVVSWLPGIGPLLHWHGFTEFSHLLRLLLVQEVPLPEALRLTSGAIRNANVAQTTRSLSDQVAAGSMLSKAMLRNEQVPGHVIPAIRMGEEHDRLPESLSVVSDLLAGQIQLRSQLLIMVLPPIVFLVVAGSSVALLLSLFLPLIDMISSLGI
- a CDS encoding type II secretion system protein, producing MSRVRVPQKRRQSLTGPPRRAIRSAFTLVELAVVISIISLIVSLLSVVMVRMMNVELKTRSQVSDLLSMGQLSDQFRQDIHQANGMMIESIDGEDRLTVDLDDDLEAAYTAELGAVTRTLQRDKKSLRRAKYRLPTKTVVKWSRADAQGQLFVTMQIVSAADQNIVVISQLGRQFQQLIEQTKVVEEVN
- a CDS encoding type II secretion system F family protein encodes the protein MNEQSSSIQLTVEQLTALCEEMRALTKSGVPLERGLMLTANELPGRLREAATEIGERGAAGQSLEQIVQSDRLSMPNVLRAMILAGIRSGKLTIALEGMATTARRVTELRRSILEATIYPLLVLLLVSGLCFATLLALTESYGSTLWQQGVDGAPFGLAAMEHLGKWLWISGPLVIVAFLLWVVFTRQARALQPQRLMRWMIWVPWTRDLLEHACLSTFLDVLALLLEQSVPLHEALALAAQASGDEKLEREAADLATALERGEREFDATRFSVIPSLVCWQLLSHTSQSELSRSLQASARSERRRADHLAEWLRLQLPVIFTIVLGGGATLIYALAVMAPWYSLLLRLADPPGTTF
- a CDS encoding ABC transporter substrate-binding protein translates to MSKSLNLIAASCSGWRLKELSIWVLLCLMLVGCGPRSTDSSSPGDGSTEPAKKILRLPIPSDGPKSMDPALGSTQYDNMCISQVYEPLLQYKYLVRPLELEPLLLSEMPTVSDDGKTYRFKLRKDIRFQDDPCFPDGKGRPLVAKDVFYSWKRLADQDLSLKNWWLVENTIVGLDDFRREQNAKEAFDYDAPVEGFVLINDHEFEVKLTEPVQRFVWTLAMFQTSIVPREAVEKYQSKFGRHPVGTGPFMMKESDWTPNKSMKLRLNPNFREEFYPSDFMPEDAKLELQAMAGKKVPFVDGIDFGFFVDDQPMWLQLRSGKLDIARVPKDNFGEVFNKRTKKLKPEFKKEKMVSHAVPLLDFIFYGFNMDDPLFGGDSEKNRYLRQAIALAIDWEERNDAFYNNLCIIYDGMIPPGLAGYPPDGKGPVSFRGPDLQRARELLAKAGYPNGEGLPTIDFYSSLEGPGSQAAEMTTRQLKKIGIQVNPRLDVFSSFIEAVNNRKAGFFAFAWHSDYPDAENNLALFYGPNEAPGANHFNYKNPEFDKLYEQIRVMPPSPERTAIYEKMRDMVIVDSPFIGSMARTRYYLVQPWLKNCKPTEDFWTWYKYLDLDPSEQR
- a CDS encoding type II secretion system F family protein — encoded protein: MYFHLLPVPILGFALLWSLQLVFARQQITRDSPIILFLTVSAWVLIYLGVGLVFGPLMFVLALIVGGMVVARYRDAERRTLLWLLAIAAEGDIPLSEAANSYALGRIDEMGSRAASLARQLEMGVPLPLALEHSRNPLPTDGELAARLGYATDTLATTLREAAQDQDQLSDSSHAIYGTLLYFAVVVLVALGIVTFMSGQVFPTFEQIMFDFDAQISWPIAWMASFSHAFNNFFFLLLPFVLLVGVLLVYALIAYLGFRLPRLPIVGRFQRWCDTAVIVRSIGSGVAQGRSIPESIHLLAEWYPTKSVATKLALANESLQSGVNWCDCLVEFRLIGLADAAVLKSAQRAGNLEWACRELAETIGRRIRQRAARIARLLLPVLAIGIGVPIAIFAVAIILPLVQIVGDLSQ
- a CDS encoding prepilin-type N-terminal cleavage/methylation domain-containing protein produces the protein MTRAAKLGFTFIEVLASVAVVSALLLVTTQMLVVVAEQTRRSQRRMTANEVAASAMEIVAAQPYSQLDAKLMERPLLQELFLEIGQDWQLDLEVEPVNDPAIGKRLELAVIHRLPFSTEKPVVLTAWRFKKN
- a CDS encoding DUF1559 domain-containing protein, which translates into the protein MRVRQTTTLKSTRVGFTLVELLVVIVIIAMLVMMLLPAINASRESARRTLCMNKLTQISLAAQSYYMAAGHFPAGVTDPAPGPIISEEKGFHQGWIIQLLPHLEENNLYNAIDKNVSVYAKQNLPARETQLSLLLCPSSPSGFGPIGTSDYAGVHHQVEAPINSNNRGVLFLNSRITRDQITDGGQYTLLIGEKLTPELDVMGWMSGTRATLRNTGTLPNQTQPLAVATESTVQKSVEESGDEPSDEAAASGVDDAQAITKKIEANTTEKVPAENTTADVPGDYLEAEVTDDDGTQVVTETETREEIDPNDPWAAAKKSGLYVGGFGSRHHGGAMFAFADGRVLFLADSIDAQVYRDLGCRDDGQLIDAQHLE